Proteins encoded together in one Tripterygium wilfordii isolate XIE 37 chromosome 14, ASM1340144v1, whole genome shotgun sequence window:
- the LOC120014106 gene encoding probable LRR receptor-like serine/threonine-protein kinase At3g47570, translating to MESILFHLVAVLLLVQFMVISTATNITTDQYALLDFKAHITSDILSQNWSSSTPMCRWVGISCGARHGRVTALNLPNMKLQGTISPHLGNLSFLISLSISFNNFHGPLPKELGKLPRLKRLLVYNNSFSGVIPHTLFNMSKLKIMDLGDNLIEGSIPFEKGQLPSLKALSVENNLLSGALSDDMGECLPKVEVLSFANNTFVGIIPRSIGNLTKLKELYLSFNNFEGHIPQELGNLIELEILRMRNVGVEVGGPIPFSLFNISSLKGIHLHGNQLVGSLPVDICHHLPLLKRLDLSGNKFTGGISKNIGNCTLLEELWLDHNYLRGTIPLEVGHLQNLEKLSVGSNNLTSNIPSSIFNISTLKIFSLSDNQLTGNLPSSIGHTLPNLEEIYLWHNQLSGPIPSSISNASKLTILALSNNSFTGNISTNLGNLRSLQWLSLAFNDLTSESSPNELTFLSSLTNCLNLRLLDLSYNPLHGVLPSFIGNFSSALESILLAHCGLTGNIPMEIGNLSNIFLMDLQQNKLTGLVPIAIDRLQNLQGLYLNSNKLQGHIPTELCRLQKSDTWTFRDNMLNGSIPACIGNLSSLSFLDLSSNRLSSAIPATFWSLTYILEVHLYSNSLSGTLSSEIESLKVLLAIDLSENQLSGNIPSSIGVLKDLMYLLLAENGFEGPIPESFGGLTSLEILVLSSNNLSGVIPKSLEKLSYLNDFNVSFNKLQGEIPKSGPFANFSAQSFLSNNGLCGLPRFQVPPCQAIRIERSKSFLLKYILPAIFAFAILVVIVIIIPVRRGKRKPNLPTQDNLIPRATWRRISYLELQRATNGFSDDNLLGIGSFGSVYKGILSDEKEIAIKVFNLQLAGGFRNFEAECEVVRNVRHRNLVKIISSCTNNMDFKALVLELMPNGSLEKWLYSHNYFLDVVQRLNIMEDVASALEYLHQGYSTPIVHCDLKPSNILLDEDMVAHVGDFGISKLLGEGETMRQTMTLATIGYMAPEYGSEGIVSTRCDVYAFGILLMETFTRKKPTDEMFVAEMNLKSWVRVSLAHALTEVVDANLLKREDIHFVAKSNCISSIMELALACTEDSPKDRINMSDALVMLKKIKKKMLKDIGSKHNIRCEVHFL from the exons atgGAGAGTATTCTTTTCCATTTGGTTGCAGTATTGCTGTTGGTTCAGTTCATGGTGATTAGTACAGCGACAAACATCACCACTGATCAATATGCTCTTCTTGATTTCAAAGCTCATATAACCTCTGACATCTTATCACAAAACTGGTCCAGCTCCACTCCCATGTGTCGATGGGTTGGCATCTCTTGTGGTGCACGCCATGGAAGGGTCACTGCCTTAAATCTCCCAAACATGAAACTCCAAGGAACCATCTCTCCACACCTTGGAAATCTCTCATTCCTAATCTCTCTAAGCATCTCATTCAACAATTTCCATGGCCCTCTACCAAAGGAGCTAGGAAAGCTGCCCCGACTTAAGCGACTTCTTGTTTATAATAATAGCTTCTCTGGTGTCATCCCTCATACCCTGTTCAACATGTCAAAGCTGAAGATTATGGATTTAGGAGATAACCTTATTGAAGGGAGCATCCCATTTGAGAAAGGCCAGCTTCCCAGCCTGAAAGCACTATCTGTGGAAAACAACCTGCTTTCCGGTGCTTTATCAGATGATATGGGTGAATGTCTTCCAAAAGTTGAGGTTTTGTCATTTGCAAATAACACGTTTGTTGGAATCATACCACGGAGTATTGGAAACTTGACTAAACTCAAGGAGTTATATCTAAGTTTCAACAATTTCGAAG gtCACATTCCGCAAGAATTGGGTAATCTTATTGAATTGGAGATACTTCGCATGAGGAATGTTGGAGTTGAAGTCGGAGGTCCAATTCCATTTTCGCTCTTCAACATCTCTTCTCTAAAAGGGATCCATTTGCATGGAAATCAGTTGGTTGGGAGTCTTCCAGTGGATATATGCCACCATCTTCCTCTACTTAAGCGGCTTGATCTTAGTGGCAATAAGTTCACAGGAGGGATATCCAAAAATATTGGAAATTGTACTCTACTTGAGGAGTTATGGCTCGATCATAATTACTTGAGAG GTACAATCCCCCTAGAGGTTGGGCACCTACAAAATCTAGAGAAACTAAGTGTGGGTTCCAACAACCTCACCAGCAATATTCCATCTAGTATTTTCAACATTTCAACACTAAAAATCTTTTCACTGTCGGACAACCAACTCACAGGAAATCTTCCATCAAGCATAGGCCACACTCTTCCAAATCTTGAGGAAATTTATCTATGGCACAATCAACTTAGCGGTCCAATCCCAAGCTCTATCTCAAATGCTTCCAAACTCACTATACTAGCATTGTCAAATAACTCCTTTACTGGAAATATTTCCACCAATCTCGGTAACTTGAGATCCCTTCAGTGGCTTAGCCTTGCATTCAATGACTTGACTAGTGAATCATCTCCTAACGAACTAACATTTCTCTCTTCTTTGACGAATTGCTTGAATTTAAGACTTCTTGACTTATCATACAATCCATTGCATGGTGTTCTTCCAAGTTTTATTGGCAATTTCTCTTCGGCACTTGAGAGCATACTTCTAGCACATTGTGGACTTACGGGAAACATTCCCATGGAAATTGGTAACTTGAGCAACATATTTCTTATGGACCTTCAACAAAATAAACTAACTGGGTTAGTTCCAATTGCAATCGACAGATTACAGAATCTCCAGGGGTTGTATTTGAATAGTAATAAATTACAAGGACATATTCCAACAGAGCTTTGTCGATTACAGAAGTCTGACACATGGACGTTTCGTGACAATATGCTAAATGGATCAATACCTGCATGTATTGGCAATCTATCCAGTCTGAGTTTTCTCGACTTGAGCTCCAATAGGCTCAGTTCTGCAATCCCAGCAACCTTTTGGAGCCTTACTTATATCTTGGAGGTTCACCTATATTCAAACTCTTTGAGTGGCACACTCTCTTCAGAAATTGAAAGTTTAAAGGTCCTCCTCGCAATTGATTTGTCGGAAAATCAGTTGTCAGGTAATATCCCCAGTAGCATTGGAGTCCTAAAAGATCTAATGTATCTCTTACTTGCAGAAAATGGTTTTGAAGGTCCAATTCCAGAATCGTTTGGTGGCTTGACAAGCTTGGAGATTTTGGTTCTCTCAAGTAATAATCTCTCTGGAGTGATTCCAAAGTCATTGGAAAAACTTTCATATCTTAACGATTTTAATGTCTCTTTCAATAAGTTACaaggagaaattccaaagtctGGACCGTTTGCAAACTTCTCGGCTCAATCGTTTTTATCCAACAATGGACTTTGTGGCTTACCTCGATTTCAAGTTCCACCATGCCAAGCCATCAGAATAGAAAGATCCAAgtcatttttattgaaatacaTTTTACCTGCAATTTTTGCATTTGCAATATTGGTGGTTATTGTTATTATAATTCCTGTAAGACGCGGAAAGAGGAAACCAAATTTGCCAACACAAGACAACCTAATACCTCGTGCAACATGGAGAAGAATTTCATATCTGGAACTTCAACGGGCAACAAATGGATTTAGTGATGACAACTTGCTTGGAATTGGAAGTTTTGGTTCTGTATACAAGGGAATACTTTCGGATGAAAAGGAAATTGCGATAAAGGTGTTCAATTTGCAATTAGCTGGAGGTTTTAGAAACTTTGAAGCCGAGTGTGAAGTGGTGCGTAACGTTCGACATCGAAATCTTGTAAAGATTATTAGCAGTTGCACAAACAACATGGATTTCAAAGCTTTGGTATTGGAGCTCATGCCTAATGGAAGCTTGGAAAAATGGTTGTATTCTCACAACTATTTCTTGGATGTAGTTCAAAGGCTAAACATAATGGAAGATGTTGCCTCTGCATTGGAATATCTACACCAAGGCTATTCAACACCAATCGTTCATTGTGATCTAAAACCCAGCAACATACTACTGGATGAAGATATGGTGGCACATGTAGGTGACTTCGGCATTTCCAAACTCTTGGGTGAAGGAGAGACTATGAGACAAACAATGACATTGGCAACAATTGGATATATGGCTCCAG AATATGGATCGGAGGGAATTGTTTCTACAAGATGTGATGTCTATGCTTTTGGTATCCTACTGATGGAGACCTTCACGAGAAAGAAGCCTACTGATGAAATGTTTGTGGCGGAAATGAATTTGAAAAGTTGGGTGAGAGTATCATTAGCACATGCACTAACTGAAGTTGTTGATGCCAATTTGTTGAAGAGAGAGGATATACATTTTGTTGCTAAATCGAATTGTATTTCATCTATTATGGAATTGGCTTTGGCTTGCACAGAAGATTCACCAAAAGATCGGATAAACATGAGCGATGCTTTGGTTATGCTCAAAAAGATCAAGAAAAAGATGTTGAAGGATATCGGATCAAAACATAACATAAGATGTGAGgttcattttctttaa